The following proteins come from a genomic window of Diprion similis isolate iyDipSimi1 chromosome 8, iyDipSimi1.1, whole genome shotgun sequence:
- the LOC124409861 gene encoding HIG1 domain family member 2A, mitochondrial: MSVPNENLSELDWVKLREDMDNVARGPETFMQKFNRKFKEDPLVPIGCFLTTAALSYGLYCFQTGNRQMSQYMMRARVAAQTFTIIAFVLGMGAAANKK, encoded by the exons ATGTCGGttccaaatgaaaatttatccgaGCTGGATTGGGTGAAGCTACGCGAAGACATGGACAACGTCGCTCGCGGGCCTGAGACATTCATGCAGAAATTTAATCGGAAATTCAAAGAAGACCCTCTGGTACCGATTG GCTGTTTCTTGACAACCGCAGCTCTATCCTACGGACTCTACTGCTTTCAAACAGGGAATCGTCAAATGTCACAGTATATGATGCGAGCCCGTGTTGCAGCCCAGACTTTCACCATCATTGCATTTGTACTTGGGATGGGTGCAGCCGCCAATAAGAAATAA
- the LOC124409856 gene encoding rhotekin-like isoform X2, translating to MAPRKKVVNASRKPIISAYDKENTYLRGLSDYQCKVRRRETLRSAKSQAEYDLEQKIEVEIKMREGSARLLAAARHRAQSLEAARALLTSNERMSAYMAELQRRKKESSNKPSLPVSAARVSLSDLRIPLMWRDSDHFKNRGDYRRFAVFCLARVGTEIHDTALLCPVDRALTDVTFPDVLIFNNVPAEFEVTLEIYSHILQEDLSIASTPRRIKRSIHSSISRTVGKRLAASLRDELNSGEIGPHFELMASARLTLDDTDDNIHTHDLILNNLENKNHSLPLFGHFCCRLAAQPECVTKEACSGSIILDGQTCWARIQRFTLQAWDSRKLADEEQSPFSIVPINRETLIQRSKSSSRELRISNTIEGSEKITTLRLETADEAQKWLRQLVAHAKDHLRWRHAAETIQDVPSIESARNSFISNKRQGSLYDETPLIESVETDYAATRPTVHEIFGLTPSTSLSSCSSTSSPPSLRSRSLSTSGARKSGSATLRSHWPFSNKSHD from the exons GAATATGATCTCGAGCAGAAGATCGAAGTCGAGATCAAAATGCGAGAAGGATCAGCAAGGCTTTTGGCAGCGGCTCGACATCGCGCTCAAAGCCTGGAAGCCGCCAGAGCCCTGCTCACATCTAACGAACGCATGTCAGCCTACATGGCGGAGCTTCAACGACGTAAAAAAGAATCATCTAACAAGCCTAG TTTACCCGTAAGTGCGGCAAGAGTCTCACTGTCGGACCTCCGAATACCATTGATGTGGAGGGATTCAGATCACTTCAAGAACCGGGGTGATTATCGACGATTCGCTGTATTCTGCCTGGCACGCGTTGGGACCGAAATCCACGATACGGCCTTGCTTTGTCCGGTAGACAGGGCACTTACCGATGTAACCTTCCCCGATGTACTTATCTT CAACAACGTGCCAGCCGAATTCGAGGTCACGCTGGAGATATACAGCCACATATTGCAGGAGGATTTGAGCATCGCAAGCACGCCCCGTAGAATCAAACGGTCCATTCACTCTTCCATTTCCCGAACAGTTGGAAAAAGACTCGCTGCCTCTCTTAGGGATGAATTAAACTCTGGAGAAAT TGGACCACATTTTGAATTAATGGCATCTGCAAGATTGACTCTAGACGACACAGATGACAACATACACACGCACGACCTTATTCTAAACAACTTAG aaaataaaaatcactcaTTGCCGCTCTTCGGGCACTTCTGCTGCCGGCTGGCTGCGCAACCGGAATGTGTTACCAAAGAAGCATGCAGTGGCAGCATCATCCTTGACGGACAAACCTGCTGGGCAAGAATCCAAAGATTTACACTTCAGGCTTGGGACTCGCGAAAACTCGCTGACGAGGAGCAAAGTCCATTCAGCATCGTGCCGATCAACAGG GAAACGTTAATTCAACGGTCAAAGTCTTCATCCAGAGAGCTACGAATCAGCAATACGATTGAGGGgtctgaaaaaataacgacTTTAAGATTAGAAACTGCTGACGAGGCACAGAAATGGTTGAGGCAACTCGTAGCTCATGCAAAGGATCATTTGAGGTGGAGGCATGCCGCTGAAACTATCCAAGATGTTCCATCTATAGAAAGTGCTAGAAATTCATTCATCAGCAACAAGCGTCAGGGATCCCTTTACGACGAAACGCCATTGATCG AATCTGTTGAAACAGATTACGCAGCGACACGACCAACTGTCCACGAGATTTTTGGGCTGACTCCTAGCACCAGTTTGAGCAGTTGCAGTTCAACAAGCAGCCCTCCAAGCCTTCGTTCGCGATCATTAAGTACCAGTGGGGCCAGAAAATCAGGCAGCGCGACCCTGCGATCACATTGGCCATTCTCAAACAAAAGTCACGATTAA